Below is a genomic region from Desulfobacter sp..
CCCGTTTTTTTAGACCACTGAAATGATAGGCCGGTCTGTCTCATGAACCTGGCCGATCACTGTGGTATGTTCAATCCCTTTGTCCTTTAACTGGGCGATCAGGGCTTGGGTTTTGTTTTCCGGGCAGCCCATGAGCAGTCCGCCGGATGTCTGGGGGTCAAAGAGGATGTCCCGGACCACCGGGGTGATTGTAGGGCTTAAACTTACCATATTCTGCCTGAACCGACGGTTGGCATGGGCTCCGGCAGGCACAAGGCCCATGGCGGCAAATTCCGCGGTTTTTTCTATCACAGGGACGGATGCGCCGTCCAGGGTGATTCCGGTCAAGGTCTTGTCTATCATTTCAGCCAGATGTCCCAAAAGTCCGAATCCTGTGATGTCGGTGCAGGCGGTAATGGGAAAATGGGCCATGACCTCGGCCGCATCCTTGTTGAGCTGTGCCATGAGAGCGACGACCTTTTTCATTGTATGGTCCGGGGCAAGCCCCCCTTTGATGGCCGTATTGAGTATGCCCGTGCCCAGAGGTTTTGTCAGGACCAGGCAATCGCCGGGCTCAAGGCCCTGGTTGGCCAGCACCTTTTGGGGATGGACAAATCCGGTAACGGACAACCCGTACTTGAGTTCTTCATCTTCAATACTATGGCCGCCCAGAAGAACGGTTTTTGCCTGGTTCAGCGTATGGATTCCCCCGGCCAGAATTTCTCTGAGGACCTGGCCGCCCAGCTTTGCCAGGGGAAAGGCCACAAGGTTCATGGCGGTTTTTGGCTGTCCGCCCATGGCATAGACATCAGAGAGGGCATTGGCTGCGGCAATCCTGCCAAAGTCAAAGGGATCATCCACAATGGGAGTGAAAAAATCAACGGTCTGTATCAGGGCCAGGTCCTGGGATATCTGGTATACCCCTGCATCATCAGCCGTTCCAAGACCGATCATCACATGTTCATCCCCTGGGATTTTCAGGGAGCACAACGCCTCTGCCAGGTCCCCTGGCGATAGTTTGGAGGCTCACCCGCCCCCTTTGACGTTGCGGGTCAGCTGTACTTTTTTTATCTCTTTGTCTGCTTCCATTGATTTTCTCCTGAAATTTAGGGTTTCAATACCAGGCATATGGACTTTAATCAATGAAATAAATCATGGATGCGTATGGAAAATCTGAGGTATTGAAAAATTAAATATCAACGGCAATTCCCATTGCAATAATCAATTGGATTCAAGGGATGATGAATGACAATAACCAATCTATACTATATTTATGGGAGAAAAAATGAAAGATCAATTTGTAAAAAAAAAGAGGGGGGCATTACCCTGGAGATGACCGTGCTGGAGGTGGTGTCCCAATGGGAATCCACCCAGGCGGTTTTCAAACGCTGGGACCCTGCGGCAGGAGAGTGCATCTGCTGTAATTGCCTTTTTGAACCCATTGAATACCTTGGCAAAAAATACAGACTGGATACCCAAAAGCTGATAGGTGAACTGAACCAGGCCGCATCAGGATAATGGGTTATAACATTTCTGGTGTGAATGCAACCACCTGGTCAATGGCAGGTGAATCGCAAAATAGCATGACCAGTCGGTCCATTCCCAGGGCAATGCCTGCGGCATCAGGCATGGTATCAAGGTCGGCAAGAAATTTTTCAGGCAAGGGCAAATGGGGCAGTCCATATTGGGCCCGGATTTTGTTTTCCGTTTTAAACCGGGCTTTTTGAATGTGAGGATCCGTGAGTTCTGTAAATCCGTTGGCAAGCTCAATGCCGGCCGCATAAAGTTCAAACCGCTGGGCAATGGTTTTGTTTTCTGGGTCAAGCCTTGCCAGAGAGGCCAGGCAAGAGGGATAGTCATATAAAAAACAGGGCCGTTCATTGCCCAGGTGGGGCTCAATTTTTTCAGTCAGGATTTCTTCAAACTTTCCCTGTTCAAGGGCAATTTCAGCAGATGTATTGGCAAAGGTTTTAAAGGCCTGGGCCACGGAGATTCGGTCAAAGGGCGGGGTTAAATTGATGGTGTTTCCCTGGAAGACCAAATCGTTTTTCCGGCCAAGGCCCACTGCCAGTGTACGGAGCAGATCCTGGCACTGGTCCATGAGGTCTGAATAGGTCTGGTGTTTACCATACCATTCCAGCATGGTGAGTTCAGGCAGGTGGCGATTTCCCCGTTCTTTTTTTCTAAAGCATTTACAGATCTGGAAGATCTTGTCCGCACCCATGGACAATAGGCGTTTCATGCAGAGTTCGGGAGATGCCTGGAGAAAATCGTTTTCAGCCCTTACCGGGTCAATGTGGGCCTCTGGTATGATTGCAGGCCCCATGATAGGGGTCTCCACTTCCAGGTATCCTCTGGACCTGAAAAAATCCCTTGTATGGTGAATGACAAGGGATCTTTGTTTGAGATTTTTCAGCCGGGATGCTGAATCCATGGGGTCAGCCTTGAAACTTATTGCTTGATTTCATAACTGTCTTTGGGCCGGTCCTGGAGATAAATATGCTGATATTTGGTTTTGTCTGCCTGGTCATAGAATTGATACGCCTGTTCTTTGCAGGCAGGGCAGGCATTGATGGGAATATGGACCCCTAAAATGTGGTTTCCAGGGGTGGCTTTGGAATCCACCTCAAAACTGCCGCCGCAATCCCTGCACACCCTT
It encodes:
- the selD gene encoding selenide, water dikinase SelD → MEADKEIKKVQLTRNVKGGGUASKLSPGDLAEALCSLKIPGDEHVMIGLGTADDAGVYQISQDLALIQTVDFFTPIVDDPFDFGRIAAANALSDVYAMGGQPKTAMNLVAFPLAKLGGQVLREILAGGIHTLNQAKTVLLGGHSIEDEELKYGLSVTGFVHPQKVLANQGLEPGDCLVLTKPLGTGILNTAIKGGLAPDHTMKKVVALMAQLNKDAAEVMAHFPITACTDITGFGLLGHLAEMIDKTLTGITLDGASVPVIEKTAEFAAMGLVPAGAHANRRFRQNMVSLSPTITPVVRDILFDPQTSGGLLMGCPENKTQALIAQLKDKGIEHTTVIGQVHETDRPIISVV
- the genX gene encoding EF-P lysine aminoacylase GenX, which codes for MDSASRLKNLKQRSLVIHHTRDFFRSRGYLEVETPIMGPAIIPEAHIDPVRAENDFLQASPELCMKRLLSMGADKIFQICKCFRKKERGNRHLPELTMLEWYGKHQTYSDLMDQCQDLLRTLAVGLGRKNDLVFQGNTINLTPPFDRISVAQAFKTFANTSAEIALEQGKFEEILTEKIEPHLGNERPCFLYDYPSCLASLARLDPENKTIAQRFELYAAGIELANGFTELTDPHIQKARFKTENKIRAQYGLPHLPLPEKFLADLDTMPDAAGIALGMDRLVMLFCDSPAIDQVVAFTPEML